Part of the Triticum aestivum cultivar Chinese Spring chromosome 4D, IWGSC CS RefSeq v2.1, whole genome shotgun sequence genome is shown below.
GTAGATTTGTTCAAATACTTGTGATTTACTAATGCAGGGGTAATGCTGCCACTGCCATGGTCCACCAGAATGAAGATCGCACTGGGTGCTGCAAGGGGTCTTGCCTTCCTGCACGAAGCTGAGAAGCCTGTCATTTACAGGGACTTCAAGACATCCAACATATTGCTCGACGAGGTATACGAACCGCGTTGGATCGCTTTGATGTTTGCTTCCATTCGCATAAATTCAGAACTCCTTATACATGAAAAACAGTAGAATCGTTCACATAAATGGTTCAGCAAATAGAATGAACACCTTTCATTTTGCATGACCGGTTGTATGAAAATAATACTTCTTGCTTGCATTTCTCTTCTCTGAATTCCTCCGGCAACGTTCATCATCAGGAGTACAACGCAAAGCTCTCTGACTTCGGGCTGGCGAAGGATGGGCCGGTCGGCGACAAGTCGCACGTCTCGACCCGCATCATGGGCACCTACGGCTACGCCGCCCCGGAGTACATCATGACAGGTAGGTAGCCATCATCATGTCACTGAACTTGAGCAGAGCGATGGGAATTTGGTATCTGAATTTTGAACTGTTGTGCTGTTGTGTCTTGCAGGGCACCTGACGGCGATGAGCGACGTGTACAGCTACGGGGTGGTGCTGCTGGAGCTGCTGACGGGGCGCAAGTCGCTGGACAGGTCGAGGCCGGTGAGGGAGCAGACGCTGACGGACTGGGCCTTCCCGCTGCTGGCGCATAGGAAGAAGGTGCTGGGTATCGTCGACCCCAGGCTCGCCGCTGATGACTACCCCGTCAAGGCCGTGCACAAGACGGCCATGCTCGCCTACCACTGCCTCAGTCGCAACCCCAAGGCCAGGCCGCTCATGCGCGACATCGTCGCCACCCTCGAGCCCCtgcagcagcagccgcagccgcagccggaGCTGGTGGTGGAGGTGAGCCCGGCCAACGActccggtggcggcgacggcgtggGTGTTCGGTGATCAGACATATGTATGCTGACGTGTACGTTCTTTTCTGCATATACTGATGCTTGTGCGAATTGTATTGTAGCAGCTACACAGCTAGTGACAGTGCTCTCTTGGTCTGCACACTATGCAAAGGGTCTTTCTCTCTCTGCTTCCCACGAATTCTTCGGGAATTTCACAACTTGCAGAATCGAGAGACTCTCGCGGATCAAAATGGGCCTAAGAATTTAGAGACAGAGAAATATAATACTTCCTCTGTAAATTAATATTAGTggcctaaaacgtcttatattagtttacggataCTGAAAGAGTACATTACAGGATTTTCTATCTTTATTAGCAAAAGGGTCCATGCGTTGTAACCGGAAAAAAAACTCATAATCTCCAATGGCAATGACCACATTTTATTGcaccgagatacactatcactctcaatttcgtcaaattatgaacaatttttgaaatcatgaacatttttttaaactcgtaaacatttctcaaattcatgaacaGTTTTACAAAATTTAGAACAtttctaaaatcaagaacattttttaattcattaacattttataccatttgcaacatttttttaaagttaacatttaaaaaaaatcttgaATTGGCAAACATTTCTAGAATTGatgaacatctttttggaaattgGTGGAAGAATTTTTGAAATTCACGAACATATTATTGATTTTTAACGAACATTTTCTGAAACGCATGATCATTTCTTGAATCAGCAAACATTTTATGAATTCATAAACAATTTTGTAAGTCATGAACAGTTTTTCAGTTTTTAGGATACTttttattcatgatttttttttgatttggcaaacttttgttcaatttcattaaatTTTTTAATGCAGGAACTTTTTTAAAAAACTGAACATTTTTAGATTTGCCgaatgtttttaaaaaattcaaacatttttttacaaatttgctaacattttttgaattcacaaacatttaatAATTTATTAAAACTTTATTTCAAAATTCTCATTTTTTAAACAAAATCGAAAGTTTTTATGGTCCCAAATTATTTGAAGtagaaaaaaatgaaaatgaaaacgaaaaaataaaaataaaaataaaatttagaAAACAGGCCGCCTGGACATTGGCCGGCCCAAACGGGCGCGCTACGTCTTCTAGCAGCGGAGAGCGTAGTATAGGAGTTCCCTACtgcattgtctcaaaaaaaaggaGTTCCCTACTGCATGGGCCAGCCCAGATGGGGAATTCTCCTTGTAAAACgtttttttatcacttataggtgGCATTCATGGGTAATATTTTGCAATTTTGGGGACAATTTTCATGACGTACCGCCATAAGCAATAGCCTTTTATTATTAGATAtagactagcaaacatgcccgtgcgttgcaacgggagaaaaaacaaCAACATACAACCCCAATCTAATAAGCATTAAGCATGATGTAAGAATCTCCACCCGCCCCACACACAGAGGTCCAGGTGCTCTATTTCTCATATCCTCCTTATCGTCCTTCCTCTCACTCTCCCTTTGTGTGTTATGTAATTACAATGAATGATAACAAGTTAAAAGCTAAAGTGATAATTAAAAATCTATTATTCACAATATGTATGTGCCTGCATTTTGGTGTATTTCAAGTTTAAACAACAGGTGCCATGAAAGTTCAAAAGAATTGAAGCATAAGTCAGATAGATAAATCTTTTTACATACTTCTTCCTGCTTGTATTTCCGAGGAGATGTAAAAGTTGTTGCTTCCAGATCGTTGCCTTGCAATAGATGCTATCCACTGCCTGTCTTTtgaggctcgtcaagtatgaccatCAACAACATCTTTTAGGGCACACCTCCGCGTCATAATAGTATTGCCCTGCTGCTGCAGGCTCCTCCTGATCCTTTTTTTTTTGGACGCGACACCCTCTCCTGATTCTACTCTATCTCCTCCTTCTTTATGTCCGCCTTTTTCATTTGCTCCTTCCTTAGGCTCGATTCTGGCCAAGAGACGCTCATAATTCCCTCATTAGGCATGATTCCATGGCCACATGTATCCCACGAGCAAGCTCATAATCTCTTCATTTATTCCAATCTGGACTTTAATCCTTTGTTTCTGTAGGTTATACAGGACCCACAGCTCACCCTCCTTAGTTGATTCTTAAGGCTGCACGTCAACCGTACATCTCACAAACGTATATAAACTGATTGAATTGGATGCAAAGAAGCGATATGGGAAAAATAAGCTAGCAAACCAAATTTTAGCACACAACCAGCCATGGCTTGGTTGGCTCTAGGCTGTGGCAATCAAAAGTGAGGTCATGAGTTCGAGCCCCTCACGAGCAATTGTTTTTTGCTGCTTGCCCAATCCGCCATGAAAAAAATTGCATACCTGGGCTAGCTCGGCCCAGCAGGGGATATAACGCAGCGAAAATAAATATGTGTGTATATGGGCTAGCTCGGCCCAGCAGAGGACAAAACTCAGCAACGCACGAGAAAAAACCTGGGGTAGCGATGTAACGTACGAAGGGACACGACGGACGAAAACGGACCAAAATTAGGGAGGAAGAAGTGTTAATCCTATTATTAGTaggtatatagatatagatatagatatgtaaTGCAGTTCTCCTGCATGTTTTAGAAAAAAAATCTCTTAAGTACTCtttccgttcacaaatataagatgttttgaatatttcaATATGAAATACATACGGATTGAAATGAGTGAACATACTAAAACgttctatatacatccgattcagaaaaagTTAGGACATCTAATAATATTTGTGAACTAGGATGCGTTTTTTCCCGATTAAAAGTCTCACACCATGTTACATTTTCATTAAAAAAGAAACACGGAGTAACAAGCATCGCCAGGCTCCTGGATAAATTTCTTGCTAATCTACTCTCTCGGTTCCAAAATAATTAAAGTTATGAGATTGTTCTAAGTCAAATTTATGTAAGTTTAACTAAGTTATGCAAAAATATATGAACATCTACAACACCATTTTTttattagattcattatgaaatatgTTTCATATTTGTAAGTTTGATATTATAGGTATTAGCACATTTTTCTATGGACCGTCAAACTTTAGACAGTTTGACTTAGGGCAACCATGTAACttcaattattttggaacggagggagtagttcgtaAAATGTAAAGTCTACTTGGAAACTAAAGCAACATATTTTAAAAAAAGCTACGATACATTTTTTATTGTTTTACAAAACATATTTACACCATTATTGTCAACGAAGGTTGAAAAGAAGATGACAAAAAGTACCCCTTCGTcaaataatataagatgttattacagcCGACGTACTAGGTCGTAATAACATCTTATATATTATGGATTTGCAGAAAAAACATCTtatatattatgagacggaggaatTTCAACACAAGCAGACCCGGGTAGGGGTTGTTGAACGTGACATATTTGTATTACTATTCATGTAATCTCTAGCCTTATATAGTTGACTCCTAGAGATATGATAGGATTAGTTTTCTTGTCATGCAAGACATCTCGTGTATATATTGTGACCAACTCCGAggaatacaattgagttgcatcccatattctctctacatggtatcagttttttcCGCGATCTCCCTCGCTTCCGCTCCCCGCAGCCGCATCTCCCTCTCGTAGCCGCCATTGCCACCCCCTctaaccctagcaccgccgccgctacctgtcggtgtcaaaaccggcagatctcgcactactagaaaaagggctatagataatatggacactaatggcgcaccacacatgtggtgcgccactactatatactgatggcgcaccatgtgtggtacaccattagtgtccaaatactaatggcgcaccacatccatggtgctccactactaacaaattttttttgtcaaaactagtaatggcgcatggcgcaccacaccctcggtgcgccactactaacaattttttttttcaaagttagtaatggcgcaccacacccacggtgcgccattaactagtaatggcgcaccacacccacgatgcgccattactaactttgcccaaaaatccaccgaatgcacccccctgaccgccttttcagttttagaaaaaataaaataaatgatggaaatgtcaaaaaataaaagaaaataagtttcccatgtgatatgtggtctagttgttgggaaaatttacaaatatgaatttcgactttatttgcaaaatctcttcggaatttgtaaaatgggcataacttttgcatacgaactcggattaaaaagtttttatatgaaaaatcatctactcgaaaagttacatacgaattGAACCGGGGGATCCtcgttcaacatcttcaaaatccccaaaaacctaacagaacgaaagatacggggcttttaagatctagagagggaaaaatgcaaaaaaattcaaacttactagtggcgcaccatttgctaggtgcgccactagtaacagaaaaaaatggtttcaaagaaactttttttttggaattttttttcaaaatatgatacgtaatatgaccgggaagtttgaaatattttttcaaaatttcatcacactcatgaacatgaacaaagtcgtagacatcaacaaggtttaataggattgatatgccagatatatcaacaagtgcctattaagtgagctggtgctggggttggatagaactctgaagttaagcgtgcttgggctggagtagtgtgaggatgggtgaccttttgggaagtttgaccacggagtgcaatttgacttgagattaagccatagtgacccgagattaagaaaaaaagaaaaaaaatttgaaaaaaaatgttagtaatggcacacttctatgtggtgcgccattactaagtcagatagtaatggcgcatcgtgtGATGTACTAATGGCGTCTCCTGTTACTAAGTCATTACtaaggcagtgcgccattagtataccagatactaatggcgcacctgtggtgcgccattagtaaaaaattctaatggcgtgatgctagtggcgcacctgtagtgcgccattagtaggcaaaacaggtgcgccactagcaatccttttcctagtagtgtcgggtagggggtcccgaactgtgcgtctgagaatcaaaggtaacaggagacagggacacgatgtttacccaggttcgggccctcttaatggaggtaataccctacttcctgcttgattgactttgatgaatatatgggttacaagaattgatctacctcaagatcgttgtggctaaaccctagatgtctagcatgtacgattatgattgcctctacagactaagccctccagtttatatagacaccggagggggctagggttgtacagagtcggtttacagagaaaggaatcttcatatccgcaagccaagcttgccttccacgccaaggagagtcccatccggacacggggaaagtcttccgtcttgtaccttcacggcccatcagtccagcccatgtcacacagcccggacgcccgatgaccccgtaatccaggactccctcagtagcccctcaacctggcttcaatgaagatgtatccggcgcgtagattgtcttcggcattgcaaggcgggttcctcctacgaatacttcaaagtagtcatCCGAACACAAGAAATGTATCCGGCTCTGTTAAACAGGTACCAAACACCACCACAAAGGGCATACTACCTAACAAATCCCATCTGCTGACAACCTCTCTGGCGAGACGTCACGTCCTTGCCTTGTTATTATTCCGAACCATTTTTTAGCTTCCTgccccacgtttcgagacgcggtttttattggcacgtcttgtcaaagcagagatcgtgtccccttttcgcgggattctcatcaatacgggtgtggggaATCCAGCCGTGCCATcagcacgaccccttgggaataggcgagttttaaggctagtgGGGGGCGCTTgttattcactgcctttataagaggataagaatCCACTTTTTCACCCCATGCCTTATTCCTCTCTGCCCATCCGttttcgagctccagcgcccaagcttcaatcccTCCCGCCCCCAAAaaacactccagccatgtctggatctggagcacagggcaagtggatggcctcctccgtcacggaggagaacatcaagtagctccgggaagcggggtacttagccacggaaatcgcccaccggcttccggccaagaggcagatcgtccccactccggagcccgatgagagggtagtttttattcctcatttccttcgcggattggggtttcccctccatcctttcgtctgcggccttatgttttactacgggctagatttccatgatccagccccgaattccttcctcaatatttcggcgttcatcgttgtgtgtgaggcattcctccgcatccctccccactttggcctatggctcaaggtcttcaatgtgatgcccaaagtggtggatggtcaacacgcggagtgcggcggcgccatggtgagcaagctccccaacgtcacttggcccaaaggcaccttcgtggagaccgtgaaggggtggcagcaggagtggttctatgtcacagaaccCCGCGACTCCACATGGGCCGCTTCCCCTGAGTTCAAGTCCGGGCCCCCAATGCGGCTTATGTCCTGGCTCaataagggcctggactgggcatcGTCCGACGAGGTGACGATGCTACAGAAGCGCATAAAGAGTATGGTGGACAAGAATACAAGTCTTGCcagtgtgatccaggtgatgctctttcgccggattctcccatgccaaagccggactcagcacatgtgggagttcgacccggccggtccccggaccctacagcggttcttcggcacgaagcacgaagacatgtggaagctgctGTTCAAGACCCAAAAGACATGGCCGAAAATGACCGACGACCTCGGCCTCGACTGCACCCACGCAGCGTCTCCCATAAGTTTTTACAATAACCTCATTACTTGTGAATCCAAGGGGCATGCTTAAGCTTTCCATTCTTCtcacagggctggacgaagaaggcggagaggattcactgtccggctccgctacccaaaGACCCCAGCCATTCCTCTgttaacgaggatgctggttccggcgccatatcaggcgccagaaaagaagggcaagaaaaagggcaaggaggccaaaagcgGCCTCCGATGTAAAGGTGCTTCGGACATAGCGTCTGAAGacaccgagactcactcctcccctgacgaagacgaaggggaggaggaagagagtaaCTCTCCCCCTAagggggaaagaagaagaggggggcttccgcggatctggaggcggaggctTCCAAGAAAAGGAGAATCTCCCTCACTGATGACTCAGAATCGGACGCCGATGAGTGGCGTCCCAGGCCGAAAcccctggccggatcgtaagtacCCCCAAAGGCAGTTGTACTTATATATCTATCCGGCCTTCTGCCTGGTGATTTTAATATACTGAATTTCATGCTGCAGTCCGGCTCGCGTCCTCCCCCAgcaatcctcatcttcggggaattcgctggatccgaacgtgatggacagcgggtcgcctccaccggcctcctcccccaacGCTACGGATaatgccgaagtgttgtcccgaaagACCCTTCCAAGCTAGGGAGAGGTGCGGGGAGCCGccaaggtggcgccagagggtgatatCCCTGCCACCGGCAACATGGGGGAATCGACAcccatggagactgacgacgggggccatgcccaattcggcccccaaccgaatattattccagagacccatacggctccggaatcaggtgagcagcctccttcgaaagaagggggtgcaCAAATTCCATCGGCgacctctgtcaatccggaggcgccggatactctGGTGGAAGCACTTCAGAGCGCCATCATTGTAGAAGAACATCATACCattatgggtatggtggttgaaagggttcagtccgccaaaagcggattgaacgaggcctatACTAGCCTTCTAAGAGGCTCTGAGGTATGTAGTATAATGCCTTTTGAGtacataagaaaaaatatctgtgtatagatagtagcccctgagactctgttcggtgttcacaaagaaaggccgaacagaggatctaatGACTCATACAGGGGATTAACATACATATCTATTTGAACCGAACAGGCTGTGATGCAGGCATCGGCTACCCATGCCGCCGAAGCGTCTGAGCTGAGGTGGAAGTTAGCAgagaagcaaggtatgtgataccgAAAATGCTTTTGAAATTAATACCAGCAATAATTTGCCGTCTGAATGAGTCGTATAACTGTGCTCATAGCTGATGCGTATGAGGTCGATACCCTCAAGAgcgcgctggccgaggccaagaaagAGGCGAAGGAGGAACGAGCCGCCCGCCTAAAATATGAGTCAAGGGTGTccgaagtccagcaagagctcaaggatgctataagcaaatgtgagtccttggagcaccAAGTTTCGGATCAAAaatccgaacttgcgaaggccctccaaagTGCTCAGGAGGCCTGGACTGAAGCCCAAAATGCCtgccgggagatccaagaggcgaagaaaattgcggctggtaaggcctttaatatgcagagcagATTTGTGAGGGAGAAATACATCTTACTGAACCGGGTTTGGAGTTCTCCAACAACGTTTGCGGATCTACCACggagtgttgctgatgctgcggagttcttccgagccgaagagggaagctcaatggagaaactgttctggtcgcaataccttgcgccagagcatccagtgcccctaagcgaccagctaaaacagctgaccgaactgcatatgATGGCCGAGCTGGCTATGAAGGATTTTATAATtcgtctatggcctgccgaagccattcccagcagctacttcgggctcgtgaagcgactGATCAATGCTTGCCCCCGACTTGA
Proteins encoded:
- the LOC123098479 gene encoding probable serine/threonine-protein kinase PBL16, with the translated sequence MGNCWFKGSPYFNRVSSNATKSESPKLQSPSERTEKDDSLLPSNPHEVEALRNDSARKNPLIAFTFEELKRITKNFRQDSVLGGGGFGRVYKGCVTNDLREGLAIEEPLRVAVKVHDGDNSFQGHREWLAEVIFLGQLSHPNLVKLVGYCCEDDHRVLVYELMPLGSVESHLFSRVMLPLPWSTRMKIALGAARGLAFLHEAEKPVIYRDFKTSNILLDEEYNAKLSDFGLAKDGPVGDKSHVSTRIMGTYGYAAPEYIMTGHLTAMSDVYSYGVVLLELLTGRKSLDRSRPVREQTLTDWAFPLLAHRKKVLGIVDPRLAADDYPVKAVHKTAMLAYHCLSRNPKARPLMRDIVATLEPLQQQPQPQPELVVEVSPANDSGGGDGVGVR